A part of Miscanthus floridulus cultivar M001 chromosome 6, ASM1932011v1, whole genome shotgun sequence genomic DNA contains:
- the LOC136460361 gene encoding ribonuclease 1-like, with translation MASTLVEICPGFEVAANVFQTPNTCIMQWPGSLCDSKKGCCFQDTGKPAPEFGIHGLWPQYATCRPAAAAAASAFNILGGSTGTAGKTKKKCWPEDCGDKNDKLNLLQIKDLLAALERDWPTLSCKNGATDMDFWGHEWQKHGTCSAFDQHRYFQKSMELKAAHNLTAVLADAGIVPSDSATYFLSGVKDAIRRATGSDAIVECNRNTAGEAQLYQVYLCVTRDGSGLVDCREPLLRNCADKIKFPAF, from the coding sequence ATGGCATCTACATTAGTTGAAATATGTCCAGGATTCGAGGTGGCGGCTAACGTTTTCCAAACTCCAAATACATGCATCATGCAGTGGCCGGGCTCGCTCTGTGACTCGAAGAAGGGCTGCTGCTTCCAGGACACCGGGAAACCGGCGCCGGAGTTCGGCATCCACGGGCTATGGCCGCAATACGCCACGTGcaggcccgccgccgccgccgccgcgtcggccTTCAACATCCTCGGCGGCAGCACGGGCACGGCGGGGAAGACGAAGAAGAAGTGCTGGCCGGAGGACTGCGGCGACAAAAACGACAAGCTGAACCTGCTGCAGATCAAGGACCTGCTGGCGGCGCTGGAGCGGGACTGGCCGACGCTGTCGTGCAAGAACGGCGCCACCGACATGGACTTCTGGGGCCACGAGTGGCAGAAGCACGGCACCTGCTCGGCCTTCGACCAGCACCGCTACTTCCAGAAGTCGATGGAGCTCAAGGCGGCCCACAACCTGACGGCCGTCCTGGCCGACGCCGGGATCGTGCCCTCCGACAGCGCCACCTACTTCCTCAGCGGCGTCAAGGACGCCATCCGCCGGGCCACGGGGTCCGACGCGATCGTGGAGTGCAACCGGAACACGGCCGGCGAGGCGCAGCTGTACCAGGTGTACCTGTGCGTCACCCGCGACGGGAGCGGCCTCGTGGACTGCCGGGAGCCATTGCTGCGCAACTGCGCCGACAAGATCAAGTTCCCCGCCTTCTGA